A part of Bosea sp. (in: a-proteobacteria) genomic DNA contains:
- the ccoN gene encoding cytochrome-c oxidase, cbb3-type subunit I has protein sequence MATTLPTGQVRGTDMAAGVAFGALALVALIVSGKTDYPAYAFHALLFAIAGAWACFKVFDHATDRADHPPQEIGGKPNYNMDPVKFATIAAMFWGIAGFTVGLVIALQLAFPVLNFDLPWISFGRLRPLHTSAVIFAFGGNVLIGTSFYVVQKTSRARLAGDIAPWFVVLGYNLFIVIAGTGYLLGITQGKEYAEPEWYADLWLTVVWVAYLLVFLATLWKRREPHIYVANWFYLGFIVTIAVLHLGNNATIPVSIFSPKSYIVWSGVQDAMFQWWYGHNAVGFFLTAGFLAIMYYFIPKRAERPVYSYRLSIIHFWSLIFLYIWAGPHHLHYTALPDWAQTLGMAFSVMLWMPSWGGMINGLLTLSGAWDKLRTDPVLRMMVVSLAFYGMSTFEGPLMSIKAVNSLSHYTDWTIGHVHSGALGWVGYISFGAIYCLVPWLWNKKELYSLKLVNWHFWISTLGIVLYITAMWVSGILQGLMWRAYTPLGFLEYSFIETVAAMKPFYVIRALGGGLFLAGALIMAYNLWMTVRGAPEAREAGIGDALPAAAR, from the coding sequence ATGGCGACCACATTACCCACAGGACAGGTCAGGGGCACGGACATGGCGGCCGGCGTCGCCTTCGGCGCGTTGGCGCTGGTGGCGCTGATCGTTTCTGGCAAGACCGACTACCCGGCCTATGCTTTTCACGCGCTGCTCTTCGCGATCGCGGGAGCCTGGGCCTGCTTCAAGGTGTTCGACCACGCGACCGATCGCGCCGACCATCCGCCTCAGGAGATCGGCGGCAAACCCAATTACAACATGGACCCCGTGAAGTTCGCCACCATCGCAGCGATGTTCTGGGGCATAGCGGGGTTCACGGTCGGCCTTGTCATCGCCCTGCAACTGGCCTTCCCGGTGCTTAACTTCGACCTGCCCTGGATCAGTTTCGGCCGCCTGCGCCCGCTCCATACCTCTGCGGTGATCTTCGCCTTCGGCGGCAATGTGCTGATCGGCACCTCGTTCTACGTCGTGCAGAAGACGAGCCGCGCGCGCCTCGCCGGCGATATCGCGCCCTGGTTCGTGGTGCTCGGCTACAATCTTTTCATCGTGATCGCCGGCACCGGTTACCTGCTTGGGATCACCCAGGGCAAGGAATACGCCGAGCCCGAGTGGTATGCCGATCTGTGGCTCACCGTGGTGTGGGTGGCCTATCTGCTGGTGTTCCTGGCGACGTTGTGGAAGCGCAGGGAACCGCACATCTACGTGGCGAACTGGTTCTATCTCGGCTTCATCGTGACGATCGCCGTGCTGCACCTGGGCAACAACGCCACCATCCCGGTCTCGATCTTCTCGCCCAAGAGCTACATCGTCTGGTCTGGCGTGCAGGATGCGATGTTCCAGTGGTGGTACGGCCACAACGCGGTCGGCTTCTTCCTCACCGCCGGCTTCCTGGCCATCATGTACTACTTCATCCCCAAGCGGGCCGAGCGGCCGGTCTATTCCTACCGTCTCTCGATCATCCATTTCTGGTCGCTGATCTTCCTCTACATCTGGGCCGGTCCCCACCACCTGCACTACACGGCCCTGCCCGATTGGGCGCAGACCCTCGGCATGGCGTTCTCGGTCATGCTCTGGATGCCCTCGTGGGGCGGCATGATCAACGGGCTGCTGACGCTGTCGGGCGCCTGGGACAAGCTGCGCACCGACCCCGTGCTGCGCATGATGGTCGTAAGCCTCGCGTTTTACGGCATGTCCACATTCGAAGGCCCGCTGATGTCCATCAAGGCGGTCAACTCGCTGAGCCACTACACCGACTGGACGATCGGGCACGTGCATTCAGGCGCGCTCGGCTGGGTCGGCTACATCTCCTTCGGCGCCATCTACTGCCTCGTGCCATGGCTGTGGAACAAGAAGGAACTCTACTCCCTCAAGCTCGTGAACTGGCACTTCTGGATCTCGACCCTCGGCATCGTTCTCTACATCACCGCGATGTGGGTCTCCGGCATCCTCCAGGGCCTGATGTGGCGCGCCTACACCCCGCTCGGCTTCCTCGAATACTCCTTCATCGAGACGGTCGCCGCCATGAAGCCCTTCTACGTGATCCGCGCGCTGGGCGGGGGACTGTTCCTCGCCGGGGCCCTGATCATGGCCTACAATCTCTGGATGACGGTGCGTGGCGCACCCGAGGCTCGCGAAGCGGGCATCGGCGACGCCCTCCCTGCGGCAGCCCGCTAA
- the ccoO gene encoding cytochrome-c oxidase, cbb3-type subunit II, protein MTNATITPPRKPSLWSRHKIFETNSIILILGVLLVISVGGLVEIAPLFYLQSTIEKVKGMRPYSPLELAGRAIYVREGCYNCHSQMIRPLRDEVERYGHYSLAAESMYDKPFQWGSKRTGPDLARVGGKFSDEWQLRHLNDPRSVSPQSIMPAYPWLAKTELNFADIATELKVNRLSGVPYTDEMIANAAVDLRAQIDPEHPGAAALEKRYPKAQIRPFVGDPRKVTEADALIAYLQVLGTLVDLKLYDNKANLR, encoded by the coding sequence ATGACAAACGCAACCATCACGCCGCCGCGCAAGCCATCCCTGTGGTCACGCCACAAGATATTCGAAACCAACTCCATCATCCTGATCCTGGGCGTCCTGCTCGTGATCTCGGTGGGGGGCCTGGTCGAGATCGCGCCGCTCTTCTACCTGCAGAGCACGATCGAGAAGGTGAAGGGCATGCGCCCCTACTCGCCGCTCGAACTGGCGGGCCGGGCCATCTATGTCCGCGAGGGCTGCTACAACTGCCACAGCCAGATGATCCGCCCGCTTCGCGACGAGGTCGAACGCTACGGCCATTACAGCCTCGCTGCGGAAAGCATGTACGACAAGCCCTTCCAGTGGGGCTCCAAGCGCACGGGCCCTGACCTCGCCCGCGTCGGCGGCAAGTTCTCGGATGAATGGCAGCTTAGGCACCTCAACGACCCCCGTTCAGTGTCGCCCCAGTCGATCATGCCGGCCTATCCATGGCTTGCCAAGACCGAGCTGAACTTCGCCGACATCGCCACCGAGTTGAAGGTGAACCGCCTCTCCGGCGTGCCCTACACCGACGAGATGATCGCCAACGCCGCCGTCGACCTGCGTGCGCAGATCGATCCGGAACATCCAGGCGCCGCCGCTCTCGAGAAGCGTTACCCGAAGGCGCAGATCAGGCCCTTCGTGGGCGACCCCAGGAAGGTCACCGAAGCCGATGCGCTGATTGCCTACCTGCAGGTTCTCGGCACGCTGGTGGACTTAAAGCTCTACGACAACAAAGCCAATCTGAGGTGA
- a CDS encoding cbb3-type cytochrome c oxidase subunit 3 encodes MANMYASLAGIAQSVGLVYFVGIFAIVCAYALWPSNGERFKRAASMPLNED; translated from the coding sequence ATGGCCAACATGTACGCATCCCTGGCCGGCATCGCCCAATCGGTGGGGCTGGTCTACTTCGTCGGAATCTTCGCGATCGTCTGCGCCTACGCACTCTGGCCCAGCAATGGCGAGCGCTTCAAGCGCGCCGCATCCATGCCGTTGAATGAGGACTGA
- the ccoP gene encoding cytochrome-c oxidase, cbb3-type subunit III, which translates to MADKINPEPELDRVTGIHTTGHEWDGIKELNTPLPRWWLWTFYATIIWAIGYMIVYPAVPLISSHTVGLLGYTNRAAVAVEIEKLQAQRNAQAAGLADASFEQIRASADLTRIALARGKAAFGDNCMACHGTGGMGFTGYPNLADDDWIWGGAPEQIQQTILHGIRWEPAPETRAGNMPAFGRTGMLKKDEIAEAVEYVRSIAGLDVAAGAGLAKGKEVYAANCASCHGDEGKGNQDLGAPSLTDAIWLYGNSRAAMTEGLQNGRGGQMPAWNGRLDAVTIKALTVYVTSLGGGQ; encoded by the coding sequence ATGGCTGACAAGATAAACCCGGAGCCCGAACTGGATCGCGTCACCGGCATCCACACCACCGGCCACGAATGGGACGGCATCAAGGAACTCAACACGCCGCTCCCGCGCTGGTGGCTCTGGACCTTCTACGCCACCATCATCTGGGCGATCGGCTACATGATCGTCTATCCGGCAGTGCCGCTGATCAGCTCCCACACAGTCGGCCTGCTCGGCTACACCAACCGCGCAGCCGTGGCCGTGGAGATCGAGAAGCTGCAGGCCCAGCGAAACGCGCAGGCTGCGGGCCTGGCCGACGCCAGTTTCGAGCAGATCAGGGCATCCGCTGACCTCACCCGAATCGCCCTGGCGCGAGGAAAGGCGGCCTTCGGCGACAACTGCATGGCGTGCCACGGCACGGGCGGCATGGGCTTCACCGGCTATCCCAACCTGGCCGATGATGACTGGATCTGGGGCGGCGCCCCTGAGCAGATCCAGCAGACCATCCTGCACGGCATCCGCTGGGAACCCGCGCCCGAAACCCGCGCCGGAAACATGCCCGCCTTTGGCCGTACCGGCATGCTGAAGAAGGACGAGATTGCCGAGGCTGTCGAATATGTCCGCTCCATCGCGGGGCTGGACGTGGCCGCCGGCGCTGGCCTCGCCAAGGGCAAGGAGGTCTATGCGGCCAATTGCGCGAGCTGCCATGGCGACGAAGGCAAGGGCAACCAGGATCTCGGCGCACCGAGCCTGACCGACGCCATCTGGCTTTATGGCAATTCCCGAGCGGCGATGACCGAGGGCCTGCAGAACGGACGCGGCGGGCAGATGCCCGCCTGGAATGGCCGCCTCGATGCCGTCACGATCAAGGCCCTGACCGTCTATGTCACCAGCCTCGGAGGCGGACAGTGA
- the ccoG gene encoding cytochrome c oxidase accessory protein CcoG: protein MSTTPAQGAYTDDDDIPLFAPTPKVYPQKVSGFYRRLKWGLLIVGMAIYYLLPFVRWERGPNLPDQAVLIDFERRRFYFFFIELWPQEVYYFTGLLILAAIILFLMNALAGRIWCGYLCPQTVWTDLFLKVERVFEGNRRDRIKLDAAPWTPDKIVRKAGKHFVWLMIAWWTGGAWVLYFSDAPTLVRDLATLQAPFTAYLWIGILTATTYVLAGHLREQVCLHMCPWPRIQAALTDEHALNVSYRYDRGEPRMSVKEASRAKAQELPAGDCIDCHQCVAVCPTGVDIRHGAQLGCIQCGLCIDACDSVMAKVGYPTGLIAYDTDDAIKAREAGKEPVYRLIRARTILYAAVIALVGGAMIYQLATRSFLGLNLIHDRTPLFVTLRDGSIRNAYTVRLINKRSESRQVALTVDGPPGVTMEVQGATRTVDWRPIVVVEPSTTREVRVLVTASRASLASGTNLIRIKAADLFAGETVTVEENFFAP from the coding sequence GTGAGCACGACCCCGGCGCAGGGCGCTTACACCGACGATGACGACATCCCGCTGTTCGCGCCCACGCCGAAGGTCTATCCGCAGAAGGTCAGCGGCTTTTACCGCCGCCTGAAGTGGGGGCTGCTGATCGTCGGCATGGCGATCTACTACCTGCTGCCCTTTGTCCGCTGGGAACGTGGCCCCAACCTGCCCGACCAGGCGGTGCTGATCGATTTCGAGCGTCGCCGGTTCTACTTCTTCTTCATCGAGCTGTGGCCCCAGGAGGTCTATTACTTCACGGGGTTGCTCATCCTCGCCGCGATCATCCTGTTTTTGATGAATGCGTTGGCCGGGCGCATCTGGTGCGGATATCTGTGCCCGCAGACGGTCTGGACCGACCTCTTCCTCAAGGTCGAGCGCGTCTTCGAGGGCAATCGCCGCGACCGCATCAAGCTCGACGCCGCGCCGTGGACGCCCGACAAGATTGTCCGCAAGGCGGGCAAGCATTTCGTGTGGCTGATGATCGCCTGGTGGACGGGCGGCGCATGGGTCCTTTATTTCTCTGACGCGCCGACGCTGGTGCGGGACCTTGCGACACTGCAGGCGCCCTTCACGGCCTATCTCTGGATCGGCATTCTCACCGCCACGACCTATGTGCTGGCCGGTCATCTGCGCGAGCAGGTCTGCCTGCATATGTGCCCGTGGCCGCGCATTCAGGCGGCGCTGACCGATGAGCACGCGCTCAACGTCTCCTATCGCTATGATCGCGGCGAGCCGCGCATGTCGGTCAAGGAAGCCAGTCGCGCCAAGGCGCAGGAACTTCCCGCCGGCGACTGCATCGATTGCCATCAATGCGTCGCGGTCTGCCCCACGGGCGTGGACATCCGCCACGGCGCCCAGCTGGGCTGCATCCAGTGCGGCCTGTGCATCGATGCCTGCGACAGCGTCATGGCCAAGGTCGGCTATCCAACCGGCCTCATCGCCTATGACACCGACGATGCCATCAAGGCCCGCGAGGCGGGCAAGGAGCCGGTTTACAGGCTCATTCGTGCCCGCACGATCCTCTACGCTGCCGTGATCGCCTTGGTCGGCGGCGCGATGATCTACCAACTCGCCACGCGCTCCTTCCTCGGCTTGAACCTGATCCACGACCGCACGCCGCTGTTCGTCACGCTCCGCGATGGCTCGATCCGCAACGCCTACACCGTCCGCCTCATCAACAAGCGCTCCGAGAGCCGGCAGGTCGCGCTCACCGTCGATGGACCGCCGGGCGTCACCATGGAGGTGCAGGGCGCGACGCGGACCGTGGACTGGCGACCCATTGTCGTGGTGGAGCCGTCCACCACCCGCGAGGTCCGCGTGCTGGTGACGGCGTCGCGCGCCTCTCTCGCCTCCGGCACAAATCTGATCCGGATCAAGGCAGCCGACCTGTTTGCAGGCGAGACTGTGACTGTGGAGGAGAATTTCTTCGCGCCGTGA
- a CDS encoding FixH family protein, with the protein MLVDLIPSPIAQAAPEKSFTLTGWHVLSGFIAFFVTVVSVNGFMMYSAISTMPGLDAGRNGYEVSQRYNGEIEAAAAQQARGWTGELELVRSEAGANALIRFTDSTGAPIDGLQVELKLLHPTSRQLDHVVMLTPGASGVYAARIDGVTVGIWDASLTATRGGERLYQSRNRKRL; encoded by the coding sequence ATGCTCGTTGACCTGATCCCCTCCCCGATCGCTCAGGCGGCGCCGGAAAAGTCCTTCACGCTCACAGGCTGGCATGTGCTGAGCGGGTTCATCGCGTTCTTTGTCACGGTCGTGTCCGTGAACGGCTTCATGATGTATTCGGCCATCAGCACCATGCCTGGCCTCGACGCAGGGCGGAACGGCTACGAGGTCAGCCAGCGCTACAACGGCGAGATCGAGGCCGCCGCCGCCCAGCAGGCGCGCGGATGGACAGGCGAGCTCGAACTGGTGCGCAGCGAGGCTGGCGCCAACGCACTCATCCGCTTCACCGACAGCACTGGCGCGCCCATCGACGGGCTTCAGGTGGAATTGAAGCTGCTTCATCCGACAAGCCGCCAGTTGGACCACGTGGTGATGCTGACGCCGGGCGCGAGCGGCGTCTACGCCGCCCGGATCGATGGCGTCACAGTCGGCATCTGGGACGCGTCCCTCACCGCCACGCGCGGTGGCGAGCGCCTTTACCAGAGCCGCAACCGCAAGCGGCTGTGA
- the cadA gene encoding cadmium-translocating P-type ATPase, whose protein sequence is MMTATDFSTFVRRKDGLAAMDLAVDGIQCAGCMTTIEKGLRNEPGLVSARVNLTSKRVTIAWADGAENPAGVIERLDDMGFRAYPFAVEKVLSAEAKEERRLLRCLGIAGFAAMNVMMFSVPVWSGHETGMTAEMRTLFHWISALIALPTAAYAGRPFFESAMRALRAGAVNMDVPITLGVVLALGMSVFETLNHGEHAYFDGVVMLLFFLLIGRYLDQAMRRRTRDTAGNLAALRSETAVRFMSGQELCEVPIAAVQAGDLVLVRPGQRVSVDGVVESGRSDIDQSLVTGETRPVTVDSGSPVYAGTMNMTGALRIRVSKAAEGTLLDEVEKLLARATESRSAYVKLADRAARLYAPVVHAVSLATFLGWMLMGLSWQPALVIAITVLIITCPCALGLAIPAVQVVAAGSLFRRGILLASGDALERLAAVDMVVFDKTGTLTMPNASLANADEVDPADLALAGRLALSSTHPLAMVLARAAGADKPLDGVREKPGFGLEADHGGEKLRLGSPQHCSCEADAAALAERFPDASFIAFAKGKRSVIFAVAQALRPDAVAVAGKLRGLGAQIAILSGDRAEPVARVARALSVRSSVASLKPADKIAAIEAMRAEGRNVLMVGDGINDAPALAAANVSMSPASAAQLTQTAADAVFLGDRLAPVIEALVIARRARRIMVENLWLAVAYNAIAVPIAVAGYATPLVAALAMSGSSILVTLNALRARA, encoded by the coding sequence ATCATGACAGCGACCGATTTCTCCACCTTCGTCCGCCGCAAGGATGGCCTTGCCGCCATGGATCTCGCAGTCGACGGCATCCAGTGCGCGGGGTGCATGACGACGATCGAGAAGGGGCTCAGGAACGAACCGGGCCTTGTCTCGGCCCGCGTCAACCTCACCAGCAAGCGCGTCACCATCGCCTGGGCCGACGGCGCGGAGAATCCTGCCGGCGTCATCGAGCGCCTCGATGACATGGGGTTCCGCGCCTATCCCTTCGCGGTCGAGAAGGTTCTCTCCGCAGAGGCGAAGGAAGAACGCCGCCTGCTGCGCTGCCTCGGCATCGCCGGATTTGCCGCGATGAACGTGATGATGTTCTCGGTGCCGGTCTGGTCGGGCCACGAAACCGGCATGACAGCCGAGATGCGGACGCTGTTTCACTGGATCTCGGCCCTGATCGCCCTGCCGACCGCCGCCTATGCTGGCCGCCCCTTCTTCGAGAGCGCCATGCGCGCCCTGCGGGCCGGCGCGGTCAACATGGATGTGCCGATCACGCTCGGCGTGGTGCTGGCGCTCGGCATGTCGGTCTTCGAGACGCTGAACCATGGCGAGCACGCCTATTTCGACGGCGTCGTGATGCTGCTTTTCTTCCTGCTGATCGGCCGTTACCTCGATCAGGCCATGCGGCGACGCACCCGCGACACGGCCGGCAACCTCGCTGCGCTGCGCTCGGAAACCGCAGTCAGATTCATGTCAGGTCAGGAGCTGTGCGAGGTGCCGATCGCGGCGGTGCAGGCTGGCGATCTCGTGCTCGTGCGGCCGGGCCAGCGGGTCTCGGTGGACGGCGTGGTCGAATCCGGCCGCTCCGACATCGACCAGAGCCTGGTCACGGGCGAAACGCGCCCCGTCACGGTCGATTCAGGCTCGCCCGTCTATGCCGGCACCATGAACATGACCGGGGCCCTGCGCATCCGCGTCAGCAAGGCGGCCGAAGGCACGTTGCTCGACGAGGTCGAGAAGCTCCTCGCCCGCGCCACGGAAAGCCGCTCTGCCTATGTCAAGCTGGCTGACCGGGCAGCCAGGCTTTACGCGCCGGTGGTCCATGCCGTTTCGCTTGCCACCTTCCTTGGCTGGATGCTGATGGGGCTGTCCTGGCAGCCGGCTCTCGTCATTGCCATCACGGTGCTGATCATCACCTGTCCTTGCGCGCTCGGCCTTGCCATTCCCGCCGTGCAGGTCGTGGCCGCAGGGTCCCTCTTCCGGCGGGGCATACTGCTGGCCTCGGGCGATGCGCTTGAACGGCTCGCGGCTGTCGACATGGTCGTCTTCGACAAGACCGGCACGCTGACAATGCCCAACGCCTCGCTCGCCAACGCCGACGAGGTCGACCCTGCGGACCTGGCCCTGGCCGGGCGGCTCGCCCTGTCAAGCACTCATCCGCTGGCGATGGTGCTGGCCCGCGCGGCCGGCGCCGACAAGCCGCTGGATGGCGTGCGCGAGAAGCCGGGTTTCGGCCTCGAGGCCGACCATGGCGGTGAGAAGCTGCGCCTTGGCAGCCCGCAGCATTGCAGCTGCGAGGCAGACGCTGCGGCTCTGGCCGAGCGCTTTCCCGACGCCTCGTTCATCGCATTCGCGAAGGGCAAGCGCAGCGTGATCTTCGCGGTGGCGCAGGCGCTGCGCCCCGATGCGGTCGCCGTGGCCGGGAAACTGCGGGGGCTTGGCGCACAGATCGCGATCCTGTCCGGTGACCGGGCGGAGCCCGTGGCCCGCGTGGCGCGTGCGCTCAGCGTCAGATCCAGCGTTGCGAGCCTGAAGCCCGCTGACAAGATCGCAGCCATCGAGGCGATGCGCGCTGAGGGCCGGAACGTTCTGATGGTCGGCGACGGCATCAATGACGCCCCCGCCCTGGCCGCCGCCAACGTCTCGATGTCGCCGGCGAGCGCGGCGCAGTTGACCCAGACGGCCGCCGATGCGGTGTTTCTCGGCGACAGGCTGGCGCCCGTGATCGAGGCCCTGGTGATCGCGCGGCGGGCCCGGCGCATCATGGTCGAGAACCTGTGGCTTGCAGTTGCCTACAATGCGATTGCGGTCCCCATCGCGGTCGCCGGCTATGCCACGCCCCTCGTCGCGGCGCTCGCCATGTCAGGTTCGTCGATCCTTGTCACGCTCAACGCCCTGCGCGCCCGCGCCTGA
- the ccoS gene encoding cbb3-type cytochrome oxidase assembly protein CcoS gives MDVLIVLMPLAIAMGLLGLLAFLWSLRNRQFDDLEGAAWRGIADDE, from the coding sequence ATGGATGTGCTGATCGTGCTGATGCCCCTGGCGATCGCAATGGGCCTTCTCGGGCTCCTCGCCTTTCTGTGGTCCTTGCGCAACCGGCAGTTCGACGATCTGGAAGGCGCCGCCTGGCGAGGCATCGCCGACGATGAATGA